The Miscanthus floridulus cultivar M001 chromosome 6, ASM1932011v1, whole genome shotgun sequence genomic interval CATTTTTTTATGGTGTGGGATCACCATGGGCAAAATGCTGTACTCTGCCTACATTACATTTCAGGGGCCATCGTTGGTGTACACATAGTTCTTCAGGAACCACCATCTCCACTAGTTATCATCGATATTTCAGATGCAAATGCAGAAGTACTTATCAGCGATTCTTGGAATCACATGTTTTCATTTTTACCAGTGAACCTTCTTGTTATttaagaagggcaggcctggtgcagtggtgagaaaCGCGGGTTCGAAGCAACCTCTCCACAGATTTTGcaggggaaggcttgcctcggttttccccttccccagaccccactcatgtgggagcctccggcactgggtctgccctttaatCTTCTTGTTATTTAAGAAGATGATTCTTACGcagctgtttttttttaaaaaaaatctcggACGACATTTTGTACAGTGCCATGTGCCAAATAAGATGAGAACGTTACTTTTGTTTACTTCTGCAGTTTTTTTTATATATGCTTTGGCTATGCTATCTCATTAGCATCTGGAGTATTCTACTTAGTGTGAACTGTTTTTGTTTTTCCAGAAACCTGAAGGATCTCTCCTTAAGAGGCACCCTAGGTCCAGAGCTAGGAACTCTTAGCCATCTGAGGGCTCTGTAAGTATAGTCAATTATTATTTTTCAATTTGTATAGACCTTTAAATTTCCTTTTATAATGCAATGATATGCAGTTCTCTTGCGCGTTTGAGGAAAAACTATAGTGATATATTAATGCTTTCACCAGAATATAAATTGTCATTTGTTGCACAAATTAGATTGGCAATTTGATATGGTAGTATTTGACTAGTTGCTACACCCATGACTATGATTGACACCTAGCTATCCACTTGCAGTGTACTCTCCAATAACTTATTCAGTGGAGCAATACCTAAGGAATTGAGTGCTCTTGCAATGTTGGAGATACTGGATTTAAGCAACAACAACTTGAGTGGGGAAGTTCCACAAGAGATAGCAGAAATGCAATCACTTAGGCAGTTGTAGGTTTCTGACTGACTAATTTCGTGAAAAGTTTTCATCAGCAGGAAGTACAATGTCATGATATTTTTCACTTCTGCAGATTGCTTTCCAATAACTGCTTTCAGTGGCCTCTGATCCAACATTCCTATGGGAACTTTGATCAGGAAAATGatttcaatatttatgataatctCGGGAGGGGTAATATGAATCGAAGAGCTGAGAATGGGTAAGGGAAAAAAAATTAGTGCTACAAATTCCCCTCTAAGTTATCACCCGTTTTTTCTTCCATTTTTTTTGGAAATTAGAAATTATCTGCAGATCCTGATGGTAGCAGTTTTTTAATCTGGACCGTTCTAGGTTGGAATCTGGTTCTTCCTCACAAGAGGACAAAAAGGACACTAGCAACCTTTCTGGTAATCCAATTGACTATACTAAGCTCAAGTCCTTATATTTTCTTCTCATTAATGATACAAAGCttgttcgagagaaaaaaaaaacaagtcgaGTCCTAGATGCATAAGCTAGTCCGTAAATGATATCTTTGCTTCTTTTTCCCAGCTCAACTTCCTTCACAATACGCAGCAAGAAATCCAGCAGCACAGCTTAGCCAGCGCAGGTTACTTCAAGATAGCAATCTTGCTGCACCTTCTTCTGCAAATGCTCTTGTTCCAGCTGCTGTTCCTGTTCCTTCCACTGGAACTGGTTCATTTTCAGCATTCAGTCCCAACAATGCACCTGTACCAGCTGTAAATCCCCCAAGTAGTCCACCGACGGTCCCCAGTACTACCGCCGAAGAAGTTCCAGGAAGAAGGTCCATCAAATGGCTTTATCTCATTGTGGTGCCACTGGTCGCACTTCTTATTGTCATCGCATGTATGCTTTTGCTATGCCGCACCAAGTCAGGGACAACAATAGGTCCATGGAAGACAGGGCTCAGTGGTCAGCTCCAGAAGGCATTTGTAACAGGTAATGTTTTTATTTGCTATCTGATCCATCTCAAGAAGTAATCTTATTTAtgcgagaaaaaaaaacatttcatAGTTGCATCTACTTTTCGCCTTTAGAGATCATTTTAAATAAAAGTATGCACAATTGTTCCACCTCTACGTGCCAGCAGTTTGTATAAAAGTGAACTAATGTCTTGCATTAAGTAATATTCAATATGTTATTTAGATTTTTTTTGAATgaaaggcaggagctctgcctctcAATTAAGATATGAAAAAAGAGAGTTTATGTACAGGTCGCAGCCCAACTAGTTGGCACCCAACAGAAATCAAAACCACGATACACGGATACACTAAGATCCCCAGCTTGCTAGCGcccagtgacgaagccagaaaaaaatttaggaggggctgaataaaagaatagaggtttttttatcttctcttaaccttagcccctcctacctaatacatgtatgcataaaattttaagggaaAACTTAGGGGaactccacgtgctcaggatgggtaggggggctgaagcccccctagccccaccgctggcttcgtcgctgctagcgccccccccccccccccaccaccaccacacacacacacacacacttgtgATTACCCTCTTCCTTTGCTCAATGTCCAATACGAATCGAAGAGCTGAGAATGGGtaagagaaaaaaaaatagtgCTACAAAATTCCCCTGAAGTTATCACCcgttttttcttccttttttttggAAATTAGAAATTATCTGCAGATCCTGATGGTAGCAGTTTTTTAATCTGGACCGTTCTAGGTTGGAATCTGGTTCTTCCTCACAAGAGAACAAAAAGGACACTAGCAACCTTTCTGGTAACCAACTGACTATACTAAGCTCAAGTCCTTATATTTTCTTCTCCTTAATGATACCCAgcttgttcgagaaaaaaaaaacaagtcgaGTCCTAGATGCATAAGCTAGTCCGTAAATGATATCTTTGCTTCTTTTTCCCAGCTCAACTTCCTTCACAATACGCAGCAAGAAATCCAGCAGCACAGCTTAGCCAGCGCAGGTTACTTCAAGATAGCAATCTTGCTGCACCTTCTTCTGCAAATGCTCTTGTTCCAGCTGCTGTTCCTGTTCCTTCCACTGGAACTGGTTCATTTTCAGCATTCAGTCCCAACAATGCACCTGTACCAGCTGTAAATCCCCCAAGTAGTCCACCGACGGTCCCCAGTACTACCGCTGAAGTTCCAGAAAGAAGGTCCATCAAATGGCTTTATCTCATTGTAGTGCCACTGGCCGCACTTCTTATTGGCATCGCATGTATGCTTTTGCTATGCCGCACCAAGTCAGGGACAACAATAGGTCCATGGAAGACAGGGCTAAGTGGTCAGCTCCAAAAGGCATTTGTAACAGGTGAAGTTTTTATTTGCTATCTGATCCATCTCAAGAAGTAATCTTAATTTATGCGAGAAAAAAAACATTTCATAGTTGCATCTACTTTTCGCCTTTGGAGATCATTTTAAATAAAAGTATGCACAATTGTTCCACCTCTACGTGCCAGCAGTTTGTATAAAAGTGAACTAATGTCTTGCATTAAGTAATATTCAATATGTTATTTAGATTTTTTTTGAATgaaaggcaggagctctgcctctcAATTAAGATAGGAAAAAAGAGAGTTCATGTACAGGTCGCAGCCCAACTAGTTGGGAAACCAATAGAAATCAAAATCACGATACACGGATACACTAATGTCCCCAGCTtgctagcccccccccccccccccccccccctcatgaTTATTACCCTCTTTCTTCTTGCTCAATGTCCTCTTTTATTCTTGAGGCCACCTGCATTGCCGATTCTTGGGCGCTATTGAAGATTCTTCGGGTTTTTTTTCCTCCAAAGGTTCCAGCATGTGTAGATTACCAAACCGTTGAAacgccttctttcttcttttgggaccTTGTTATTTAGATTTATCTGAGTAACAAATTCATGTCTGTTGAAAGAGTGTCAGAATTATCTACTTAAATTGCCTCTATTTATTTGTGGTAATTTTCCCCCTTGTGTATTTTAGGAGTACCAAAGTTGCAACGCTCTGAGCTGGAAGGTGCGTGTGAGGACTTCAGTAACATTGTGGCAACCTATCCACAGTACACTGTCTACAAGGGAACCTTATCAAGTGGTGTTGAGATTGCTGTTGTATCAACCATGATTACCTCTAGCAAAGATTGGTCAAAACATTCGGAAGGTCGATTCA includes:
- the LOC136458699 gene encoding protein MALE DISCOVERER 1-like; protein product: MRRMDGFISSSLALVVLALHLAVDGCSAVNLEGSVLLKFQSRVEEDPYGAMVGWSPRDGDPCSWNGVRCVDGRVVMLNLKDLSLRGTLGPELGTLSHLRALVLSNNLFSGAIPKELSALAMLEILDLSNNNLSGEVPQEIAEMQSLRQLLLSNNCFQWPLIQHSYGNFDQENDFNIYDNLGRGNMNRRAENGLESGSSSQEDKKDTSNLSAQLPSQYAARNPAAQLSQRRLLQDSNLAAPSSANALVPAAVPVPSTGTGSFSAFSPNNAPVPAVNPPSSPPTVPSTTAEEVPGRRSIKWLYLIVVPLVALLIVIACMLLLCRTKSGTTIGPWKTGLSGQLQKAFVTGVPKLQRSELEGACEDFSNIVATYPQYTVYKGTLSSGVEIAVVSTMITSSKDWSKHSEGRFRKKIDSLSRINHKNYINLLGYCEEEEPFMRMMVMEYAPNGTLYEHLHVEGFDPIDWNGRMRVIMGVAYCTLHMHELSPPITHPELKSSAILLSEDGAAKIVDMSVWHEVYSRGNMPKDDDLVDHHERVAADPAGNVYSFGLLMLEIISGKPPYSEEKGSLSNLALECIRDNRSMSCLLDPNLKDHKEKDLEIICDLVQDCIQSDPKKRPTMREVTTRLREALSISPEAATPRLSPLWWAELEILSVEAS